The DNA segment CTATGTAAGTAGTGTACACTACCCCCTCCACCATCACCTTCCCCCCCAGGACATCACAAGCCTCTGGACTCTTGCCCAGAGTCCTGAGCCCCAGGTGCTTAGCCATGATCCTGCCTCCCCCGTGTTAAACCTTGGCATGCCAGGGAAGCCAGGCCAGCCCTTACTTGTCAATGGGCTTGATGATGATGGGAATGGCTGAGAGGCCGATGGCTGTGGTCGTCCACTTCCGGATGGGGAGGGGCCAGTGGGTCATGGTGCCCAGGAGGTAGAGGGAGGCAGCACAGATGCGGTTAATGGTGAAACCAGGGATGGCTACGGAGGCCAGCGCCTGCCACACAAACGTATCCACCACAGCCACGGCCACCCGCGTCGTCTTCCCCACGTCGTATTCATGTGCCTGATGGGTGCAGCAAAGAGAGCATGGAGAGCAGGGACACTGTACTGGAGGAGAGGGGCAGAACAgcagggtgtggatagggggggCGTGTACAGAGAGGAATGTATCATTGATGTGGAAGAGGGGGTTTACACACAGGGTCCAGTATGGGTTGGGGGAAATGGTGCAGAGAGCAATGGACCACAGCAGAAGGCAAGCAGAGAAAACACGttatgggctgtgtgtgtgtgtgtgtgtctgagcgCACATGCGTACAGGAGAGCGTGCAGGTAGGGGGTGTACAGGTCTCTGTATGTGTGTCTGAGCGCACATGCGTACAGGTGTGTGTGCAGGTAGGGGGTGTACAGGTTTCTGTATATGTGTCTGAGCGTACATGCATACAGGTGTGTGTGCAGGTAGGGGGTGTACAGGTCTCTGTATGTGTGTCTGAGCGCACATGCGTACAGGTGTGTGTGCAGGTAGGGGGTGTacaggtctctgtgtgtgtgtctgagcgCACATGCATAcaggtgtgtgtgcagggggtgtaCAGGTCTCTGTGGATTTGTGGGTGTGCACGTCCATATGCGTGCGTGTGCAGGTTGGGGCTGTACAGATCCGGGCATGCGTGCACAGGTGTGCAGGTCTGGGTGTGTTTGTACGCGTCTGGGTGGGTGCATTAGCTCACCTGAGCAGGGAAGGTGCTGCCCTGGTGTGTGCAGGGTGGTACCACCAATCAGGAACACGCCGCAGAGCTCAGCTTGGCACCGCTGGGCAGCGCAGCCAACACACAGCAAGGAAGCTGCCAAGTCACTGCTGTGTCTGATGGGGATCCCACCTGCCCCTTCAAAGGGAGCCAGGCCTCCCCTGGCCCGCTCCCCCAGACCACGGCACATGGCTCCTTGCTCTCTAGCTACCATTGGATGGTGGGTCAGTGCTAGCAGGCTCTGCCCCCTGTCTCCAGCACAGTAGCAGGGGTCAGAGCATCCTCTTCCACACTCCTGGAGGTGCTGTAGCTGGCCTCTCTGGCTCCTGGATCTGCTGCCGGCTCCTGGCATGCCCTAAACCCAAATGCTTTTGCAGATGGTGGGCTCAGGAATGATCCCCCAGCCCAGCATATTGCACAGTTATGacacatctggcactggccaatgTCAGATACAGGGCTCTGGACTGCAGAGCTCAGGGGTCTTTTCCAGAGTGTCAGGGACATGGGATACTGCACTAGATGGACCACAAGTCTCTTCCTGCAGGGGAATTCTTATGGTCCACTGTCCTACCCAAGGAGGTGAGTGAGAAAGAACTGAAAGGAAAAGGCAGGTGAATTTCACAGAATGGAGATACAGGACACTACAAGTCCTGAGCTGACACCATGAATCAAAACATGACCAGGAACTTCAATCTATGGAGTCTGACGTCTATAGCCGGTGGAGCGGGAGAGGAAGACAGGGCCTCAGTGCAGAGAGCTGTGCAGTGGAGGTGTGCCAGACTGACTTTGTCTGTGAAAAGATGGGGCTCAGAGGCAGAAGCAGACTTTTGGTGCATGAGCAGGACTGGCCCAGTAAACAGGATCTGGGCAGGAATGAGAGGGAGGGTGGAGTTAGCAGATGAGCGAACTTGGCCCCAGGCTGCCcagtttgtcagcaggagaggagAGCCCTCGCCCCATGGAAGGTCAAAGGCCTGACAGGGAGACCCAGCCTAGCCTGCCCTCCCCACTGGCACAGGACCTGACCAGGGTCTAAGTGACAGGATCTTGTTCTGGCCCCTCTATGGGgtttaggacacacacacacacacacacacacacacacaggcaatcCCAGGGGTCCAGGAGACAACCAGCTCTGGGGTACAGGGACAGAAGGGTTTGAGAGCTCCAGGACACTTACAACAGCTGCCTTCTTTCCCTTATCAATCGCGTCGGCTGTCACATACGTGGTAGCCACCCCGTAGCTCGCCCAGACCAGCGAGATGGGCACAATGGCTCTGAAGGACTCTCCAATTTCATTGGCGTAGCCTTTAAGAAAGGGCAAGGTCAGAGGGACCAGTGGGGGAGGGTTTAGTTACAGAAGAGGCTAAGGCACTGGCCATCGaggagttaaaacaaaaaaaaggtggGACCCGACCCAAGCTCCACCCACAACCCCGCAGCAGCTCAATGATCAGCAGCCCCAGTGCTGTCATTCAAGCATCAGCACTAGGCTTCAGCCTGGCAGCTCTCTGCAGCCAATGGGCAGCTCACGCCTCTCAGAGAGTGTCAGGCCCTCTGCAGACTGAACAGACAATTCTGCACCAGGTCACCTCTGGGATCACGAGGCTGGGAACTACACATGTAAATTCTGCGGGAGGCGCCGGCCCAGGAGAGAACAGGCCCTGGGTCCCTCCTCAGCAGGGCTGAGGCATGGGCAGGGCAATGTGGGCAAAGCTTGCCCTCTGCTGCACTACTCTGAGGCTCTCCAGGGCTCGCTCGCAGACGCACCACACAGGGTTCCAGAGCAGCCGCCTTCCCAGCGTGCGCTGGGCTGTCCGCAGTGCTGCCAGGGTTATTTTTAGCCCTGGTGCCTCCGATACCTGCAGGCTGTGCCAGGCGCCTCCGGAGGGCGGAAACACTGAGCCCTCGCAGAGGCCTCACTAGCCTGGGGCTGATGGGCAGGAAGGTCACCTTGAGCGTGCCCTTTGTTCCCTGCATCGCCCTCCAGCAGCCCATCACTTGGTGAGAGCTGCCCACGGCAGGTGGGGGCCGTTCCACGTCTCAGCCAGAAAGCCAGCCCCAGCAGGAagatccagtggtgagctggagccggttgctaaattttgaagccagtttagcaccggttgttaaagggtgggcaaactccggcctgcgggccacattcTGCCCCCAGGGCCGTCCTGTccggcccgcctgagctctcggctggggaggctcccctaagaatccctttttaattcgGCAGGTCCTCCAGTGCCgtcgaagacccggagcgagtgaaggaccccgTTCTTCAGCTTTTGGTAGCTCATCACTGGAAAGATCCCATAGCGTGCCTGGCCACAGGGGCACATCTGACCCAGGGACTCAAAGAAGCCAAATGCTCATAGCCTGGCATGGGACATGGCCCCCTTTTCCGCAATGCAACAATCGCGGGGGGGAATGGAGCGCATGGGCCCCTGCATGTGCTGTGCACGGATTGCACAGCCCCACACACACTACACTAATCTACGTAAATCGGTGTGTGGTTacacaacatcacacacacacacactacactg comes from the Chelonia mydas isolate rCheMyd1 chromosome 15, rCheMyd1.pri.v2, whole genome shotgun sequence genome and includes:
- the MTFP1 gene encoding mitochondrial fission process protein 1 isoform X2; amino-acid sequence: MGPPAETDLYRDTWVRYLGYANEIGESFRAIVPISLVWASYGVATTYVTADAIDKGKKAAVGMPGAGSRSRSQRGQLQHLQECGRGCSDPCYCAGDRGQSLLALTHHPMVAREQGAMCRGLGERARGGLAPFEGAGGIPIRHSSDLAASLLCVGCAAQRCQAELCGVFLIGGTTLHTPGQHLPCSVQCPCSPCSLCCTHQAHEYDVGKTTRVAVAVVDTFVWQALASVAIPGFTINRICAASLYLLGTMTHWPLPIRKWTTTAIGLSAIPIIIKPIDKSVDFLMDSSLRKLYGAKEKHPSSS
- the MTFP1 gene encoding mitochondrial fission process protein 1 isoform X4; this encodes MGPPAETDLYRDTWVRYLGYANEIGESFRAIVPISLVWASYGVATTYVTADAIDKGKKAAVAHEYDVGKTTRVAVAVVDTFVWQALASVAIPGFTINRICAASLYLLGTMTHWPLPIRKWTTTAIGLSAIPIIIKPIDKSVDFLMDSSLRKLYGAKEKHPSSS
- the MTFP1 gene encoding mitochondrial fission process protein 1 isoform X3, which translates into the protein MGPPAETDLYRDTWVRYLGYANEIGESFRAIVPISLVWASYGVATTYVTADAIDKGKKAAVGMPGAGSRSRSQRGQLQHLQECGRGCSDPCYCAGDRGQSLLALTHHPMVAREQGAMCRGLGERARGGLAPFEGAGGIPIRHSSDLAASLLCVGCAAQRCQAELCGVFLIGGTTLHTPGQHLPCSGT
- the MTFP1 gene encoding mitochondrial fission process protein 1 isoform X1, coding for MGPPAETDLYRDTWVRYLGYANEIGESFRAIVPISLVWASYGVATTYVTADAIDKGKKAAVGMPGAGSRSRSQRGQLQHLQECGRGCSDPCYCAGDRGQSLLALTHHPMVAREQGAMCRGLGERARGGLAPFEGAGGIPIRHSSDLAASLLCVGCAAQRCQAELCGVFLIGGTTLHTPGQHLPCSGELMHPPRRVQTHPDLHTCARMPGSVQPQPAHARIWTCTPTNPQRPVHPLHTHLYACALRHTHRDLYTPYLHTHLYACALRHTYRDLYTPYLHTHLYACTLRHIYRNLYTPYLHTHLYACALRHTYRDLYTPYLHALLYACALRHTHTHTAHNVFSLLAFCCGPLLSAPFPPTHTGPCV